From the Bacteroidota bacterium genome, one window contains:
- a CDS encoding FtsX-like permease family protein — protein sequence MIRFLFKGVIRDRNRSVLPIIVVSIGVFLTVLFQSWLTGIMGESIEFNANFSTGHVKILTNGYEKNINQRPNDLALMDIKSINNDLKTNYPEIQWVERILFGGLIDVPDKNGETRVQGTTTGFGIDLFSENSDELQRLNIKKSLKKGSIPKNPGEILISKNFANKLKVGIGDKVTFIGSSMYGELSMYNFRIAGMVEFGTTILDKGAIIVDITDIRKALDMKNATSEILGFFKTGYFDQEKSEEIIATYNKINNDSTDIFSPKMLSLRDQNEMGMFVDFSSKISAIITFVFVIIMSLILWNAGLLGGLRRYGEFGVRLAIGEEKKHIYKTLIYESVLVGIIGSVIGTMVALVLAYYLQEKGLDVSSFTKNATIMLPSVYKARITTETFYIGFLPGVISTVLGSMLSGIGIYKRKTAQLFKELET from the coding sequence ATGATTAGATTTTTATTTAAAGGAGTAATAAGAGATAGAAATAGAAGTGTTTTACCAATTATTGTAGTATCAATAGGTGTTTTTCTTACTGTGTTATTTCAATCTTGGCTTACAGGTATTATGGGTGAGAGTATTGAATTTAATGCCAATTTTTCAACAGGTCACGTAAAAATACTTACCAATGGGTATGAAAAAAATATCAATCAACGCCCTAATGATTTGGCACTAATGGATATAAAATCTATTAACAATGATTTGAAAACGAATTATCCTGAAATACAATGGGTAGAGAGAATACTTTTTGGTGGACTAATTGATGTACCTGATAAAAACGGAGAAACAAGAGTTCAAGGTACAACAACAGGATTTGGAATTGATTTGTTTTCAGAAAATAGTGATGAACTTCAAAGGTTGAATATTAAAAAATCATTAAAAAAAGGAAGTATTCCTAAAAATCCGGGAGAAATATTGATAAGTAAAAATTTTGCCAATAAGTTAAAAGTAGGAATAGGAGATAAAGTAACTTTTATTGGCTCAAGTATGTATGGTGAATTGTCGATGTATAACTTTAGAATTGCAGGAATGGTAGAGTTTGGTACTACAATTTTAGATAAAGGAGCTATAATTGTTGACATTACCGATATACGAAAAGCATTAGATATGAAAAATGCTACAAGTGAAATTCTTGGATTTTTTAAAACAGGATATTTTGATCAGGAGAAAAGTGAAGAAATAATTGCAACTTACAATAAAATTAATAATGATTCAACAGATATTTTTTCACCCAAAATGCTAAGCTTACGGGATCAAAATGAAATGGGAATGTTCGTTGATTTTTCATCAAAAATTTCAGCAATAATTACTTTTGTTTTTGTAATTATCATGTCTCTGATTCTATGGAATGCAGGTTTGTTAGGAGGATTACGCAGATATGGTGAATTTGGTGTAAGGTTAGCAATTGGAGAAGAAAAAAAACATATCTACAAAACACTAATTTATGAATCGGTACTTGTAGGAATAATAGGCTCTGTTATTGGAACTATGGTCGCCCTTGTTTTGGCTTATTATTTACAAGAAAAAGGACTTGATGTAAGTTCTTTTACGAAAAATGCAACAATTATGCTTCCTTCTGTTTATAAAGCTAGAATAACTACAGAAACTTTTTATATTGGATTTTTACCTGGAGTAATTTCAACGGTCTTAGGAAGTATGTTATCTGGAATTGGTATTTATAAAAGAAAAACAGCTCAATTGTTTAAAGAACTTGAGACTTGA
- a CDS encoding FtsX-like permease family protein, whose translation MLALKLAYRNLIGAGLRTWLIVFVLSLSFVVIIWHKGMLDGWDAQATTDLIAWEYGGGQLWNKNYDPFDPFTLEESHSKIPDAFKKHIKSGNITPILITQGTIYPEGRMQSILIKGIDKNQDILKIPTDKFLIEDGFIPAVIGTKMAKSNDFKIGDNVMLRWRDVNGTFDATNIKITGIFKTNAPTVDNSQIWIPIESLQEMMKGKNEATIFVQKEPMESMQTENWIYKSQKFLLTDITELIKMKSVGGAVFYGILLLLALLAIFDTQILSIFRRQKEIGTYVAMGMTKSQVVGLFTVEGAFHSVLALIMGAIYGIPFLSWQAKTGITMPMEGDDYGLPMAEIMYPKYGVSLVITTILIVMIATTIVSYWPSRKISKMKPTEALRGKVQ comes from the coding sequence ATGCTTGCATTAAAATTAGCATATCGAAATTTAATAGGAGCCGGCTTAAGAACATGGCTTATTGTATTTGTATTGTCTCTTTCCTTTGTTGTAATTATTTGGCACAAAGGAATGCTTGATGGCTGGGATGCTCAAGCAACTACTGATTTAATTGCATGGGAATATGGTGGTGGACAATTATGGAATAAAAATTATGACCCTTTTGACCCTTTTACTCTTGAAGAAAGTCATTCAAAAATTCCTGATGCTTTTAAAAAACATATTAAAAGTGGAAATATTACACCTATACTTATAACACAAGGAACCATTTACCCCGAAGGAAGGATGCAAAGTATTTTGATAAAAGGAATTGATAAAAATCAGGACATACTTAAAATACCTACTGATAAATTTTTAATTGAAGATGGTTTTATTCCTGCTGTTATCGGAACTAAGATGGCAAAATCAAATGACTTTAAAATAGGTGATAATGTTATGCTTAGATGGAGAGACGTAAATGGAACCTTTGATGCTACAAATATAAAAATTACAGGTATTTTTAAAACCAATGCTCCAACTGTTGATAACAGTCAAATTTGGATACCAATTGAAAGTTTGCAAGAAATGATGAAAGGAAAAAATGAAGCAACTATCTTTGTTCAAAAAGAGCCTATGGAAAGTATGCAAACGGAAAATTGGATTTATAAAAGTCAAAAGTTTTTATTAACGGATATTACAGAACTTATTAAAATGAAATCTGTAGGCGGGGCTGTGTTTTATGGTATTTTGCTTTTACTGGCTCTACTTGCTATTTTTGATACTCAAATCCTTTCTATTTTTAGAAGACAAAAAGAAATTGGTACTTATGTAGCAATGGGAATGACAAAATCTCAGGTGGTAGGTTTATTTACCGTTGAAGGTGCTTTTCATTCGGTACTTGCTTTAATAATGGGAGCTATTTACGGAATTCCATTTTTGTCGTGGCAAGCAAAAACCGGTATTACTATGCCAATGGAAGGCGATGATTATGGACTTCCTATGGCGGAAATAATGTATCCTAAATATGGAGTGAGCTTAGTAATAACAACAATATTAATTGTTATGATTGCTACAACAATAGTTAGTTATTGGCCATCAAGAAAAATTTCAAAAATGAAACCAACAGAAGCATTAAGGGGGAAAGTACAATGA